In Deltaproteobacteria bacterium, the sequence CCTGGCGACGCGATCGACGACGACGCGCTCGCGAGCCTGCAGCGCGGCAGCTCACCCGGGCACCGCCGGCTCGCGTTCGACGAGTTCTTCTACGTGCAGCTCGCGTTGGGGCTCGAGCGCGCGCGCTACCAGGACGCTGCGACCGCGGTGTCGGTGCACGACGACGCAGCGGTGCGCGCTCGCTGTGACGCGGCGCTACCGTTTCGCATGACCGCAGCGCAGCGACGCGTGGCCGACGAGCTGCTCGCCGACATGGCCGGCGCGCGACCGATGATGCGGCTCGTGCAGGGCGACGTCGGCAGTGGCAAGACCGCGGTCGCGTTCGCGGCCGCGCTGGCGGTGGCCGCTGCGGGGGGCCAGAGCGCGATCATGGCCCCGACCGAGATCCTCGCCGAGCAGCACCTGCGCACGCTGCAGCCGTGGTGCGAGCGCGCCGGCCTGTCGATCGGCCTCGTGACCGGCGCGCTCAAGGGTGGCGTGCGCGAGAGCAGGGTCGCGCTCGCGGCCGCTGGCGCGATCGATGTGCTGGTCGGCACCCACGCGCTGCTCACCAGCGACGTCGGCTTCGCGAGGCTGGGCCTGGTGGTGATCGACGAGCAGCATCGCTTCGGCGTCGAGCAGCGGGCCGCCCTGCGCAGCAAGGGCGAGCGGCCACACCTGCTGGTGATGACCGCGACCCCGATCCCACGCTCGATGGCGCTGGTCGCCTACGGCGAGCTCGATCTCAGCGTCATCGACGAGCTGCCGCCGGGGCGCGAGCCGGCCGCGACCGAGATCCTGCTGGGCCCGCGGGCGCTGGCGGGCGCGCGGGCCCGCATCGCCGCGTGCGTCCGCGAGGGCGCGCAGGCGTTCGTGGTGTGTCCACTGGTCGAGGCCAGCGACGCGATCGACGTCAGCGACGTCGAGGCGGCGGCGGCGGCCTTGCGGGCGCTGCTGCCGGGTCACGAGGTCGGGGTCATCCATGGCCGCATGCCCAGCCGCGACAAGGATGCGATCATGCGCGCGTTCGCGGCCGGTGCGTTGACCGTGCTGGTCGCCACCACGGTGATCGAGGTCGGCGTCGACGTGCCCAGCGCGAAGGCCATCCTCGTGGAGCACGCCGAGCGTTTCGGGCTGGCGCAGCTGCATCAGCTGCGCGGGCGGGTCGGGCGCGGCGGCGGCACTGCGCGCTGCATCATCCACAGCGCTGCGACGACCGGCTCCGAGATCGCCGCGCGGCTGCAGGTGCTGGTCGATCATCACGACGGCTTCGCGGTTGCCGATGCCGACCTCGCATTGCGCGGGCCCGGCGAGGTGTTCGGCACCAAGCAGGCCGGCTCCCCCCGGCTGCGCACGGCGCTGCGGGGCAGCGACACGGTCGCTTGGCTGGTCGACGCACGGCGGGCGGCCGCGGACGCGATCGCACGGGCGCCCGCGCCCGAGCAGGCGCCGTGGGCCGCCGAGCTGGCGCGCCGCGCCGCCGCCGGGCTGTTCGGCGAAGCGTGAGCCGACCGGTGCGGCGGACCCCGGCGTCGAGGGGCCAGGCGATCGCACGTGGCCCGCGGCACGGGCATGCGCTAAGAACGATCGGACGAGATGGGCCGACTGCTGTGCCATTGCCTCGTGGTCGAGGAGGCCGAGGTGCGTCGCGCGATCCGTCAGGGCGCCCGCACGGTCGAGGATGTCACGGCGCGCTGCGAGGCCGGAGGTGGCTGCGGCAGCTGTCGCGCCGGCATCGCGGTGCTGCTCGAGGACGAGGCCCGCCGCGGCGCGCGAGCGACCGACGGCGAGGCCCTGCTGCGGCAGCTGGGGCTGTTCACCGAGCCCCGCGATCCGTGAGCGTCGCAACGACGCCCGCGGCGGGGACGACCCACGCGGGCGGCGTGCGCGGAGGCGAGCGGAACGGGCGCGGATGGGCCGCGGCGGCCGTGCTCGCGCTCGCGCTCGCCACCATCGACGCGCTCGCGCCCGCGGTCGTCGTGCCGGCGCGCAGCGGCTGTCGCACCGCGGTGCGGATCGACGGCCTGCTGCGCTGTGACGACGAGATCGAAGCCGCGCTCGCAGCCGCTTGCGCGGAGGCGCCCGCAGGGCCGCCGCTGCGTGGTGGCGACGCCATCGTGCTCGCGACGTACTGCCACGACGGCACCCGCGGCCGCATGCCCGCCGACGATCTGGCCGCGCTCGCACAGCCGGTCGACGTCAACACCGCCGGTGCCGACGAACTCGCGAGCCTGCCGGGCGTGGGACCTGCGATCGCGGCGCGCATCGTCGCGGGCCGGCCGTTCGTGTCGGTCGACGCACTGCTGCGCGTGCGCGGCATCGGCCCCAAGACGCTCGCGCGGCTGCGCGTGCGTGCGCGGGTCTACGCCGACTGACCGACGATGGCCTCGAGCTCGTCGACGTC encodes:
- a CDS encoding ATP-dependent DNA helicase RecG, which gives rise to MADGFAGVLLPEVFAAIERAWPPFAATLTDASQRERVAEALAAWPHQGRQDRAQLVARLARMAAEQAQQGATAPPKSKPARAKASRSLGRRGAATAPAADDAVATSSGAATTLDVRDLGVETLAGVGPATAAKLRARGLSTLEDLVLVLPAGYIDLRSDRPPSTWRDGEVITFVANVRGLRQGFARGRFGATMELERVADGERISARWFAPVGGLAQWAQRGEVRVVGAARMVQGRWSLAHPQLRDPTQPLPKIAARYPAVEGVPAASFARLVRAALARLREVGVPDPLPVSLREAQGLPSLGEALAMLHEPGDAIDDDALASLQRGSSPGHRRLAFDEFFYVQLALGLERARYQDAATAVSVHDDAAVRARCDAALPFRMTAAQRRVADELLADMAGARPMMRLVQGDVGSGKTAVAFAAALAVAAAGGQSAIMAPTEILAEQHLRTLQPWCERAGLSIGLVTGALKGGVRESRVALAAAGAIDVLVGTHALLTSDVGFARLGLVVIDEQHRFGVEQRAALRSKGERPHLLVMTATPIPRSMALVAYGELDLSVIDELPPGREPAATEILLGPRALAGARARIAACVREGAQAFVVCPLVEASDAIDVSDVEAAAAALRALLPGHEVGVIHGRMPSRDKDAIMRAFAAGALTVLVATTVIEVGVDVPSAKAILVEHAERFGLAQLHQLRGRVGRGGGTARCIIHSAATTGSEIAARLQVLVDHHDGFAVADADLALRGPGEVFGTKQAGSPRLRTALRGSDTVAWLVDARRAAADAIARAPAPEQAPWAAELARRAAAGLFGEA
- a CDS encoding (2Fe-2S)-binding protein, with protein sequence MGRLLCHCLVVEEAEVRRAIRQGARTVEDVTARCEAGGGCGSCRAGIAVLLEDEARRGARATDGEALLRQLGLFTEPRDP
- a CDS encoding helix-hairpin-helix domain-containing protein, encoding MPADDLAALAQPVDVNTAGADELASLPGVGPAIAARIVAGRPFVSVDALLRVRGIGPKTLARLRVRARVYAD